One Pirellulales bacterium DNA segment encodes these proteins:
- a CDS encoding M56 family metallopeptidase, which produces SRAAPTIDEGPVRVTLEQMALSMGLRRMPELLSTTDMTSPFLFGIFRPRIVLPERSLAALGATELRAILTHELVHWQRHDTWIGWIQVLAQSLFWFHPFVWWANHQLRHERECACDEAVLRLGQITSEDYSDSIVLVLRAVRARSSVAGSLVGVFERGAKLHDRLEGIMNYESSKRRFGWMSRAAVVLLAVLLLPLAPGDAGLAADEAPVAKPAPVKTPYPQLVSTVPKIGATDVDPDLQEITVTFDRDMSDGMSWTGGPPLFPPTDKSREARWRDPRTCVLPVMLEKGAYYRLGLNSKSYHNFRSANNTPMPPSAIYFVTKGASAEVARRVRRPEVVSFAPANGAKDVDPKRVELSVTFDMPMEGGMSWTGGGADFPEGPQGVPPSWSADGLTCTKQVTLEPAHDYQVGINSLSHNNFQSKWGVPLMPIVYKFRTRDK; this is translated from the coding sequence CCTCGCGCGCAGCCCCCACGATCGACGAGGGGCCGGTGCGCGTGACGCTGGAGCAAATGGCTCTTTCGATGGGACTACGGCGAATGCCGGAACTGTTGTCGACGACGGATATGACGAGCCCATTCCTATTTGGCATTTTCCGCCCCAGGATTGTCCTGCCAGAGCGATCGCTCGCGGCACTCGGGGCGACGGAATTGCGTGCCATCCTGACGCACGAATTGGTGCATTGGCAACGGCACGATACCTGGATCGGTTGGATCCAGGTGCTGGCGCAAAGCCTGTTCTGGTTTCATCCGTTTGTCTGGTGGGCGAATCATCAGCTCAGACACGAACGTGAGTGCGCTTGCGATGAAGCAGTCTTGCGGCTCGGGCAAATAACTTCCGAAGACTACAGTGATTCGATCGTACTCGTGCTGCGAGCGGTACGCGCGCGATCGAGCGTGGCGGGAAGTCTAGTGGGCGTGTTCGAACGTGGTGCGAAACTACATGATCGGTTGGAGGGCATTATGAACTACGAATCATCGAAAAGAAGGTTTGGCTGGATGTCTCGGGCGGCGGTCGTTTTGCTGGCGGTGCTGTTGTTGCCGTTGGCCCCTGGGGATGCCGGGTTGGCGGCTGATGAAGCGCCAGTGGCCAAACCGGCGCCCGTCAAGACGCCATATCCGCAACTCGTTTCGACAGTACCGAAAATTGGTGCCACTGACGTCGATCCAGACTTGCAGGAAATCACGGTGACGTTCGACCGCGACATGAGTGACGGGATGAGTTGGACCGGCGGGCCCCCGCTGTTCCCCCCGACGGACAAATCGCGTGAGGCACGCTGGAGAGATCCGCGCACTTGCGTGCTACCCGTAATGCTCGAGAAGGGAGCATACTATCGGCTGGGTCTCAATTCGAAGAGCTACCATAATTTCCGCAGCGCGAACAATACACCAATGCCCCCGTCAGCAATTTACTTTGTTACGAAGGGGGCCAGCGCGGAGGTGGCACGCCGTGTCCGTCGCCCAGAGGTTGTTTCGTTCGCGCCGGCCAACGGTGCCAAGGACGTAGATCCGAAGAGGGTCGAATTAAGCGTAACCTTCGACATGCCCATGGAAGGTGGAATGTCGTGGACCGGCGGTGGAGCGGACTTTCCCGAGGGACCGCAGGGGGTACCGCCGAGCTGGTCGGCCGACGGACTGACGTGTACGAAACAAGTTACGCTGGAACCGGCACACGATTATCAGGTGGGAATCAACAGCCTGAGCCACAATAATTTTCAGAGCAAGTGGGGCGTGCCATTGATGCCGATCGTTTACAAGTTTCGCACGCGCGATAAGTGA